In one window of Temnothorax longispinosus isolate EJ_2023e unplaced genomic scaffold, Tlon_JGU_v1 HiC_scaffold_17, whole genome shotgun sequence DNA:
- the LOC139823733 gene encoding uncharacterized protein: MFLTLLEICRYADSTLSSRNIVEGEKLLQAGHIVSCGRLPQIKDGSIQLIARCLQTSSLKSGIPHKIEGSISTSGEIGKMCCSCKAGNSGRCKHIIAALMFCQRVELSKLDELSCTDVECSWKKKTKEALQQYEPMPLLDHPCMQKIKTEVVNVSAEKREEINQNWLSVSSSAMKKHLYGRHDEIELHDNSVSHDCTNNIDAIISRTNTSEFMKNLSKLDVGTLKECCQNTTHRLRRDYRQICIDSVRSFATWKEERKFRITSSRCYELYTYANNKKPNWERKSLNYFYPKEHSNKYVQHGIQNEPIAREVYENSYQLKMHQCGLVVSNNNPWLACSPDGVILDENGNVLKLIEIKCPFYGKDHNIDDVVPKLKYLDENCT; this comes from the exons ATGTTTCTAACATTGTTAGAAATCTGCAGATATGCAGACTCGACTCTGTCGTCTCGGAATATCGTGGAAGGAGAAAAATTACTACAAGCTGGACACATCGTATCTTGTGGTCGTTTACCGCAAATCAAAGACGGATCGATACAATTAATAGCTAGATGTTTGCAAACATCTAGCTTGAAAAGCGGAATTCCTCATAAAATTGAAGGAAGTatctcaactagtggagaaatcgGTAAAATGTGCTGCTCCTGCAAAGCAGGAAACAGCGGACGATGCAAACATATTATTGCAGCACTCATGTTTTGTCAAAg aGTCGAACTTTCGAAGCTTGACGAACTGTCATGCACTGATGTCGAGTGCtcctggaaaaaaaaaaccaaagaaGCATTGCAACAGTATGAACCGATGCCTTTACTGGATCACCCTTgcatgcaaaaaataaaaaccgaAGTAGTTAATGTGTCTGCAGAAAAAAGGGAGGAGATAAATCAAAATTGGCTTTCAGTCTCATCAAGCGCTatgaaaaaacattt gTATGGAAGACATGATGAAATAGAACTGCATGATAACAGTGTCTCCCACGATTGCACGAATAATATAGACGCAATTATAAGCCGAACAAATACTtcagaatttatgaaaaacttaTCAAAATTAGATGTAGGGACCCTTAAAGAGTGCTGTCAAAACACAACACATAGACTACGTAGAGATTACAGACAGATTTGCATAGATAGTGTAAGATCATTTGCCACATGGAAAGAAGAGCGTAAATTTAGGATCACAAGTTCTCGGTGTTATGAGTTGTACACATACGCGAATAATAAGAAACCCAACTGggaaagaaaaagtttaaattatttttatccaaaagAACACTccaataaatatgtacaacACGGAATACAAAACGAACCAATTGCTCGCGAAGTATATGAGAATAGTTATCAACTGAAAATGCACCAATGTGGCTTGGTAGTTTCTAATAATAATCCGTGGTTGGCATGTTCACCAGATGGTGTTATTTTGGACGAAAATggaaatgtattaaaattaattgaaataaaatgtccCTTTTATGGAAAAGATCATAACATTGACGATGTGGTTCCGAAGTTAAAATATCTCGATGAAAattgtacttaa